The nucleotide window AAAAGACAGATAAAACGCATATGAAAACAGGGCCAGAATGCAGATTGAAGGAAGTGAACTGGCTTTTACCTCATCATCCGCGCGGTTTGTTTTAAAGCTCCAGCGAGTCCATCGCAACCTTAATCCACCTCAGGTAAGAGTTAAGCGTCCCCCTTAAGGCAGAGTTGTCCTTAGCCAAGAAACGGATTATCAGCCTTTTTCCGTCCCTGAGGAACTCAATCCTGCTTCTCCTGTAAGGGACGGTCTTATGCTCGTATAGAACACTTTCATAAACTATCCTGGCGGTTTCCTCGTCCGGAAAGAAGAGCTCGATTATCCCCTCGATTGGCCAGTCTTCGCCAGTGCCTCCTTGTAGTCCCATCTCCTGCCGTCCTCCATTATCCAGATTTTCACAAGGATTAATGGCCCAACGGGCCTGTCTCTGGTGACGTCAAGGCGGTAGAAGTTAACTGCCATGCCCCTTGGATAGTTCTCAATTACCCCTATCACGTCGGTGTTGTATCTGTCCGCTATCGTCTGGAGGCTCTTGTTGCCCCTCGGCACGAATTTTCCGCCGGTAAGCTCGGCGAAAGCCTGGGCAAAGGCCGTGTGGTCGATGCTAACCCTCTTCGCTGTGGTTACAACAAAGGGCATCTCCTCGCGGATTGGTCTAAGGTTTCTGAAACCGATTTCGCGCTGGAGCTTAATGCCGTGGAGGTAGAGGTAGCCGAGGTAACCCCAGTCCTCGGGGTCCACCTTGATAAAG belongs to Thermococcus sp. and includes:
- the pcc1 gene encoding KEOPS complex subunit Pcc1 gives rise to the protein MGLQGGTGEDWPIEGIIELFFPDEETARIVYESVLYEHKTVPYRRSRIEFLRDGKRLIIRFLAKDNSALRGTLNSYLRWIKVAMDSLEL
- a CDS encoding ribosomal biogenesis protein, yielding MMLITTSHRPTRRTRSFGHDLERVFPNSLYLTRGKKTIQDLLMEAYDRNYERLLIINVWKGNPLKMTFIKVDPEDWGYLGYLYLHGIKLQREIGFRNLRPIREEMPFVVTTAKRVSIDHTAFAQAFAELTGGKFVPRGNKSLQTIADRYNTDVIGVIENYPRGMAVNFYRLDVTRDRPVGPLILVKIWIMEDGRRWDYKEALAKTGQSRG